A single Bacillus sp. OxB-1 DNA region contains:
- a CDS encoding helix-turn-helix transcriptional regulator yields MRTWLKEIRDKAGLTQEQVADQAGIGRSTYGHIESGERGATVNNAKKISQVLGFHWTIFFEDESHEMKNREVG; encoded by the coding sequence GTGAGAACATGGTTGAAAGAAATCCGTGATAAAGCCGGTCTCACGCAAGAACAAGTAGCAGACCAAGCTGGTATCGGAAGATCCACGTATGGACATATTGAATCCGGTGAGCGAGGGGCTACTGTAAATAATGCTAAAAAAATATCCCAAGTGCTTGGTTTTCATTGGACAATTTTTTTTGAGGATGAAAGCCACGAAATGAAGAATAGGGAAGTCGGGTAG
- a CDS encoding helix-turn-helix domain-containing protein → MEFSKRLIDLRKKKKLLQTDVAEKIGVARATYGAYEQGNRQPDFDTLEKIASFFGVSTDYLLGRSDIQNPEPVFVAGREINLSEEEIILFNELKKHPIMLHDLVSDPERKVKELIKLYKMKKLFLEDDEEEDLGDGFGTLKD, encoded by the coding sequence GTGGAATTTAGCAAAAGGCTTATTGACTTGAGAAAAAAGAAAAAGCTTTTGCAAACAGATGTAGCTGAAAAGATTGGTGTCGCACGGGCTACATACGGTGCTTACGAACAAGGGAACAGACAACCTGACTTTGACACTCTTGAAAAGATTGCTTCCTTCTTCGGGGTTTCTACGGACTACCTCCTAGGTAGATCGGACATTCAAAACCCTGAACCAGTATTTGTCGCCGGTAGAGAAATAAATTTATCCGAAGAGGAAATTATCCTTTTTAACGAACTAAAAAAACACCCAATCATGCTGCATGATTTGGTATCTGATCCTGAACGGAAAGTGAAAGAACTAATCAAGCTATATAAAATGAAAAAGTTGTTTTTAGAAGATGATGAGGAGGAAGATTTGGGAGACGGTTTTGGAACGTTAAAAGATTAG
- a CDS encoding ImmA/IrrE family metallo-endopeptidase — MIQIIQLQPRQQHTDYWEERAEKVLSNFNLKYPDEIDIAHICWLYGIKILPLDVPFLEYCDVELENLEGVKAYSVPKEDDRQGTIFLKENLPHVERKLLIAEEFCHLYAHYSPQLNVDEYILAKNEHQAKRMSAYLLMPQRFLGQVYDEAIDEAVLISDIADYFMVTDEFARYRLELIFHHKVDAITSLRGKLQTFEWIG, encoded by the coding sequence GTGATTCAAATAATTCAACTACAACCTAGACAACAGCATACCGATTACTGGGAAGAACGAGCTGAAAAAGTTCTCTCCAATTTCAATCTTAAATATCCGGATGAAATCGACATCGCTCATATTTGCTGGTTGTATGGAATTAAAATCCTGCCTTTAGATGTTCCGTTTTTGGAGTATTGCGATGTCGAGCTGGAGAATTTAGAGGGAGTAAAAGCATATTCCGTTCCAAAAGAAGATGATCGGCAAGGGACAATATTTTTAAAAGAGAACTTGCCTCACGTCGAAAGAAAGCTACTCATCGCTGAGGAGTTTTGTCATTTGTATGCTCACTACTCCCCTCAATTGAACGTCGACGAATACATATTGGCCAAAAACGAACACCAAGCCAAAAGGATGTCAGCTTATCTACTGATGCCACAACGATTCTTGGGACAAGTATATGATGAGGCCATAGATGAAGCAGTCCTAATTAGTGATATCGCGGACTATTTTATGGTGACAGATGAATTTGCACGGTATCGGTTGGAGTTGATCTTTCATCATAAAGTGGATGCTATTACTTCGTTGCGAGGTAAGCTACAGACTTTTGAGTGGATCGGTTAA
- a CDS encoding recombinase family protein, translated as MAIKKAALYVRVSTLHQIDKDSLPFQRQELTNYAKYALNIEDVEIFEDAGYSAKNTDRPKYQQMMKRIRNGEFTHLIVWKIDRISRNLKDFSEMYEELKSYKVTFVSKNEQFDTSTAMGEAMLKIILVFAELERKLTAERVFSIMLSRAEKGLWNGATVPLGFVWSEEKKFPVEDPEEVAIVRLIYSLYEQTRSTLKVAYQLNEKAVKTKRGGRWTAKTVRDILRNPFYIGTYRYNMRESTGSRRLKDKGEWIVVEDNHPAIIDKEQFKRVNQLLSDNYRGLTDVQRADIHKHIFSKMIYCGKCDALLTSGLDVARKDGYRPSRYTCISSRTGSNRCSNYVSDLIIGPFIFNYVSNLIRLQERITTKHSTRDMERALLRGNAFIDVVGIDDTALKETYFALTNGMPDQEYSMATDDGNIMPNLDVDRLVKEKLKYEKALIRLEDLYLFGEDGISQKDYIFKKRDIQERLEGIEMEIDALQQKGEDRTSDAFIDHARHFLITREMQQARNVDYRALSETVGREALSDFMHTIIDRIVVADKRVQSITFKNGITHTFAYKPLLDSKGIAPARMQYKEYEEVVLEYLKENGPASRNDLQKATNITRDGFYKLLAELIERGLVTKTGQSTQTRYEYIEKLT; from the coding sequence ATGGCAATCAAGAAAGCCGCACTATATGTACGAGTAAGTACGCTACATCAAATTGATAAGGATTCACTACCATTCCAGCGTCAAGAGTTGACCAATTACGCTAAATACGCGCTCAATATAGAGGATGTGGAAATATTTGAAGACGCCGGCTATTCCGCTAAGAATACCGACCGGCCGAAGTATCAGCAAATGATGAAACGCATTCGCAATGGGGAGTTTACACATTTGATTGTCTGGAAGATAGACCGGATTTCTCGTAATCTTAAAGACTTTTCGGAGATGTACGAGGAATTGAAGAGTTACAAAGTGACGTTCGTTTCGAAAAACGAGCAATTCGACACTTCAACCGCGATGGGTGAAGCTATGCTCAAAATTATCTTGGTGTTTGCCGAACTTGAACGGAAACTGACTGCCGAGCGTGTGTTTTCCATCATGCTCTCTCGCGCGGAAAAAGGCTTATGGAACGGCGCGACTGTACCTTTGGGGTTTGTATGGTCCGAAGAAAAGAAGTTCCCGGTCGAAGATCCGGAGGAAGTGGCTATTGTACGCCTTATTTACAGCCTGTACGAGCAGACACGTTCCACCTTGAAGGTTGCCTACCAATTGAACGAGAAGGCCGTTAAAACGAAGCGTGGAGGCCGGTGGACGGCTAAAACGGTACGTGATATCCTTCGCAATCCTTTTTATATTGGAACATACCGTTATAACATGCGTGAGAGCACAGGTAGTAGGCGTTTGAAGGATAAGGGCGAGTGGATCGTCGTCGAGGATAACCATCCGGCCATCATAGATAAGGAGCAATTCAAGCGAGTCAATCAGCTACTATCTGATAACTATCGCGGTTTGACGGACGTGCAGCGCGCGGATATTCACAAACACATCTTTTCGAAGATGATATATTGCGGAAAATGTGATGCGCTATTGACCTCCGGATTAGATGTTGCCAGAAAAGACGGCTATCGCCCATCTCGATATACCTGCATATCATCGCGTACCGGATCGAATCGATGCAGCAACTATGTGAGCGACCTCATTATTGGCCCTTTTATTTTTAACTATGTGTCCAATTTGATTCGTTTACAGGAGAGAATAACAACTAAACACTCGACACGTGATATGGAGCGCGCCCTGCTGCGCGGGAATGCTTTTATCGATGTCGTAGGGATAGACGATACTGCATTGAAAGAAACGTACTTCGCGCTAACCAACGGCATGCCTGACCAAGAATATTCCATGGCAACTGATGATGGGAACATCATGCCAAACTTGGATGTCGATCGTTTGGTTAAGGAAAAATTGAAATACGAGAAGGCGTTAATCCGATTGGAGGATTTATATTTATTCGGCGAGGATGGCATCAGCCAGAAGGATTATATTTTCAAGAAGCGCGATATACAAGAAAGGTTGGAAGGTATCGAGATGGAGATCGATGCGTTGCAACAAAAAGGCGAGGATAGGACGAGCGACGCGTTTATCGATCACGCCCGGCATTTTTTGATTACGAGGGAGATGCAACAGGCAAGGAACGTTGATTATCGGGCTTTGTCTGAAACAGTCGGTCGGGAGGCTTTGTCCGATTTCATGCACACTATAATTGATCGCATTGTCGTTGCAGATAAGCGCGTTCAATCGATCACATTTAAAAACGGCATTACACACACTTTTGCATATAAGCCGTTGCTGGATAGCAAAGGCATCGCGCCAGCAAGAATGCAGTATAAAGAATACGAAGAGGTAGTCTTGGAGTATTTGAAAGAAAACGGCCCAGCATCACGCAACGATCTACAAAAAGCCACCAACATCACGCGTGATGGCTTTTATAAATTATTAGCTGAATTGATAGAGCGCGGACTTGTGACAAAAACCGGGCAATCCACTCAAACACGGTATGAATATATAGAAAAACTCACTTGA
- a CDS encoding Panacea domain-containing protein — MTITVEKVASYLAKQPDCHFSNTFDGNMKLQKLLVFANLIHFTEYNEFLFPEEMFAFKNGIVVEDVRIPFHHDYFNYMNKLREHSDFELGNDQKNSIDMSISLFNKLSAKELSDLHHEMETWKIKYHKSRIGSFYDKNISLIRNDEVLESDLAKLRKVIQGFKRNEKEQFACEKVNGITFYFDPSEIELSLSNESFMDYLEDLSRSVVLGEDDTFYLAYDEDQGIYYY, encoded by the coding sequence ATGACTATCACAGTTGAAAAAGTTGCATCGTATCTTGCTAAGCAACCCGATTGTCATTTCAGTAATACTTTTGATGGAAACATGAAATTGCAAAAACTGCTTGTATTTGCTAACTTGATCCATTTTACCGAATATAACGAATTTCTGTTTCCGGAAGAAATGTTTGCATTTAAAAACGGAATAGTAGTAGAAGATGTACGAATTCCATTTCACCACGATTATTTCAACTATATGAACAAGCTTCGGGAGCATTCGGATTTTGAACTTGGAAATGATCAGAAAAACTCCATTGACATGAGCATTTCCCTATTCAATAAACTTAGTGCTAAGGAGCTTTCGGATTTACATCATGAAATGGAAACGTGGAAAATCAAGTACCATAAATCGCGTATAGGCAGTTTTTATGATAAAAATATTAGCTTGATCAGAAATGACGAAGTCTTGGAAAGCGATTTAGCTAAATTAAGAAAAGTTATTCAAGGTTTCAAGCGCAATGAAAAAGAACAGTTTGCATGCGAAAAAGTAAACGGGATCACTTTTTACTTTGATCCATCTGAAATTGAACTTTCACTGAGCAACGAAAGTTTCATGGATTATTTAGAAGATCTATCAAGAAGTGTAGTACTTGGCGAAGACGACACGTTTTACTTGGCTTACGATGAGGACCAGGGGATTTACTATTACTAA
- a CDS encoding 16S rRNA (uracil(1498)-N(3))-methyltransferase: protein MQRYFLQHPFDNEGQSTISGEDGKHIVRVMRMEPGEGLIAVSEGEAFLSSITEITADGVVIQQQDGSLPSNEMPLHVTIACGLPKGDKLDLIVQKGTELGMAGIIPFQAERSIVKWDEQKGGKKVERLQKIAKEAAEQCHRTRIPTVSSPMTFRQLLAEASNFDVLLLADEEDAKSGEPHKIAERLKNVYHKQTVLAVFGPEGGLSRTEAEALRSAGFLPMSLGPRILRTETAPLYLLSALSYEFE, encoded by the coding sequence TTGCAACGTTATTTTCTGCAACATCCATTTGATAACGAAGGGCAATCAACAATCTCCGGGGAGGACGGCAAGCATATTGTCCGCGTCATGCGGATGGAGCCCGGAGAAGGATTGATTGCCGTTTCCGAGGGGGAAGCTTTTCTTTCCTCGATTACCGAGATCACGGCTGACGGAGTCGTCATTCAACAACAGGATGGGTCTCTGCCTTCCAATGAAATGCCTCTACATGTGACAATTGCTTGTGGTTTGCCGAAAGGGGATAAGCTCGATTTAATCGTCCAAAAAGGGACGGAGCTCGGGATGGCAGGCATCATCCCTTTCCAAGCGGAACGCTCCATTGTGAAATGGGATGAGCAGAAAGGCGGCAAGAAGGTCGAGCGCTTGCAGAAAATCGCCAAGGAAGCGGCCGAGCAATGCCATCGCACACGCATTCCGACCGTTTCAAGCCCGATGACATTCCGTCAATTGCTCGCCGAAGCATCCAACTTCGACGTGCTCCTCTTGGCGGATGAAGAAGACGCCAAAAGCGGAGAACCGCATAAGATTGCAGAGCGGTTGAAAAACGTGTATCATAAACAAACGGTACTGGCTGTTTTCGGACCGGAAGGCGGCCTGTCCCGAACGGAAGCGGAGGCGCTGCGATCGGCAGGATTCCTTCCCATGTCGTTAGGCCCGAGGATTTTGCGAACGGAAACGGCACCTTTGTATCTATTGTCCGCACTGTCTTACGAATTTGAATGA
- the prmA gene encoding 50S ribosomal protein L11 methyltransferase: MKWSEISIHTTHEATEAVANILHEAGASGVVIEDSIEPDRIHEDRFGEIYELDKDDFPADGVLVKAYLPVNSFLNETMKELELAISRLAEFGLAEKQPVISTNEVDDEDWATAWKQFYHPVKISSRFTIVPTWEQYEPVVSDELIIELDPGMAFGTGTHPTTVMCLQALEKYVKEGDAVVDVGTGSGVLSIGAALLGAARVHALDLDDVAVVAAKENIKLNDVEDRIKVTHGNLLDSVNENPDVIVANILAEVILSFSADAFDLLPTDGLFIVSGIIGQKRDLVKDDLVSKGFDIVESVLMEDWVAIIARKRGE; encoded by the coding sequence GTGAAATGGTCGGAAATATCCATTCATACGACGCATGAAGCGACGGAGGCGGTTGCGAACATTTTGCACGAGGCAGGCGCAAGCGGGGTCGTCATTGAAGATTCCATTGAACCGGACAGAATCCATGAGGACCGTTTCGGTGAAATCTATGAACTGGACAAAGATGATTTCCCGGCTGACGGCGTGCTCGTCAAAGCCTACTTGCCAGTCAATAGTTTCTTGAACGAAACGATGAAAGAATTGGAGTTGGCCATCAGCCGGCTGGCGGAATTCGGTCTGGCGGAGAAGCAGCCCGTCATCAGCACGAATGAAGTGGATGACGAGGATTGGGCGACTGCTTGGAAGCAGTTTTACCATCCTGTCAAAATTTCCAGCCGCTTTACGATCGTCCCGACATGGGAACAATACGAACCTGTCGTTTCGGATGAACTGATCATCGAATTGGATCCCGGGATGGCTTTTGGAACGGGTACGCATCCGACGACTGTCATGTGTTTGCAAGCGCTCGAGAAGTATGTAAAAGAAGGGGATGCCGTCGTCGATGTCGGCACAGGTTCCGGCGTATTATCGATCGGAGCTGCGCTGTTAGGGGCAGCTCGCGTCCACGCTTTGGATTTGGACGATGTGGCGGTCGTCGCCGCGAAAGAGAACATTAAACTTAACGATGTCGAAGACCGTATCAAGGTGACACATGGCAATCTACTCGACTCGGTCAATGAAAATCCCGATGTCATCGTGGCGAATATTTTAGCCGAAGTCATCTTGTCGTTCTCCGCGGATGCTTTTGATTTATTGCCAACGGACGGTCTTTTCATTGTCTCAGGCATCATCGGGCAGAAAAGGGATCTGGTCAAAGATGACCTTGTATCCAAAGGGTTTGATATCGTCGAATCGGTCTTGATGGAAGACTGGGTCGCCATCATCGCCAGAAAAAGGGGCGAGTAA
- the dnaJ gene encoding molecular chaperone DnaJ yields MSKRDYYEVLGLSKSATKEEIRKAYRSLSKKYHPDLNKEPGAEEKFKEVTEAFEVLSDDTKKANYDQFGHADPNQGFGGFGGFGGGGGDGFGFEDIFSTFFGGSTRRRDPNAPRKGNDLQYTMTIDFMDAVFGKQTEIEIPREEACETCHGSGAKKGTTPETCTNCGGTGQISVTQNTPLGQMVNRRACSQCQGTGKIIPEKCETCHGSGRVTHRKKIKVTIPAGVDDGQQLRVSGQGEEGYNGGPTGDLYIVFRVRPHEKFIREEDDIYLELNLSFPQAALGDEIEVPTVHGNVKLKIPAGTQTGTNFRLRGKGVQNVHGRGTGDQHVVVKVVTPKKMTEKQKELLREFATIDGSTPEEYSSSLFDKIKRTIKGE; encoded by the coding sequence ATGAGTAAGAGAGACTATTATGAAGTGCTAGGATTATCGAAATCCGCTACAAAAGAGGAGATCCGGAAAGCCTATCGCTCATTGTCAAAAAAGTACCACCCGGATTTGAATAAAGAACCTGGAGCAGAAGAGAAATTCAAAGAAGTGACGGAAGCATTCGAAGTACTCAGCGATGATACGAAAAAGGCTAATTATGACCAATTCGGCCATGCCGATCCGAATCAAGGTTTCGGTGGGTTCGGCGGTTTCGGAGGCGGGGGAGGAGACGGCTTCGGGTTCGAGGATATTTTCAGCACATTTTTCGGGGGCAGCACACGCCGCCGGGATCCGAATGCACCGCGTAAAGGGAACGACCTGCAGTATACGATGACAATCGATTTCATGGATGCGGTCTTCGGCAAGCAAACGGAAATCGAAATCCCACGTGAAGAAGCTTGTGAGACCTGTCACGGGTCAGGAGCCAAAAAAGGGACCACTCCAGAGACTTGTACCAATTGTGGAGGAACAGGTCAGATCAGCGTAACCCAAAATACGCCGCTTGGTCAAATGGTCAATCGCCGCGCCTGTTCACAATGTCAGGGAACCGGCAAGATCATCCCGGAAAAATGCGAAACATGCCATGGCAGCGGCAGAGTGACGCATCGGAAAAAGATCAAAGTGACCATTCCCGCTGGCGTGGATGATGGCCAACAGCTGCGCGTATCCGGCCAAGGAGAAGAAGGATATAATGGTGGTCCCACAGGCGACCTATATATCGTATTCCGGGTTCGGCCGCATGAAAAGTTCATCCGGGAAGAGGACGACATCTATTTGGAATTGAATCTTTCATTTCCGCAGGCTGCTCTGGGAGATGAAATCGAAGTGCCGACCGTCCACGGTAACGTCAAGCTTAAAATCCCTGCCGGAACACAGACGGGAACGAATTTCCGTCTGCGCGGAAAAGGAGTGCAAAACGTCCACGGCCGTGGAACCGGCGACCAGCATGTCGTCGTCAAAGTGGTGACGCCAAAAAAAATGACGGAAAAGCAGAAGGAATTGCTGCGTGAATTCGCGACGATTGACGGCAGCACGCCGGAAGAGTATTCAAGTTCGTTGTTCGATAAAATCAAACGTACTATCAAGGGCGAATGA
- the dnaK gene encoding molecular chaperone DnaK, with protein MSKIIGIDLGTTNSVVAVFEGGEAKVIPNPEGNRTTPSVVAFKNGERQVGEVAKRQSITNPNTVMSVKRHMGTDYKETVEGKDYTPQEISAMILQYMKGYAEDYLGEKVTKAVITVPAYFNDAQRQATKDAGTIAGLEVERIINEPTAAALAYGMDKMDEDQIILVYDLGGGTFDVSILELGDGVFQVRSTAGDNKLGGDDFDDVIIDYLVQEFRKENAIDLSKDKMAMQRLKDAAEKAKKDLSGVTSTQISLPFITAGEAGPLHLEINLTRAKFDELTAHLVERSMVPTRQALKDAGLSASEIDRVILVGGSTRIPAVQEAIKKETGKEPFKGVNPDEVVAMGAAVQGSILSGDVKDVVLLDVTPLSLGIETMGGVFTKLIERNTTIPTSKSQVFSTAADNQPAVDIHVLQGERPMSADNKTLGRFQLTDIPPAPRGIPQIEVTFDIDKNGIVTVKAKDLGTQKEQNITIQSSSGLSDDEIERMVKDAEANAEEDKKRKEEADLRNEADQLVFMADKTLKDLEGKVSEDEIKNVTEAKDELKSAIEAGNLDDIRTKKQKLEELVQQLSMKLYEQAAAEGAANADQPQDDGVVDADFEEVDDKK; from the coding sequence ATGAGTAAAATCATTGGTATTGACTTAGGGACAACAAACTCGGTAGTAGCGGTATTTGAGGGCGGAGAAGCAAAAGTAATTCCGAACCCGGAAGGCAACCGGACGACGCCTTCTGTCGTTGCGTTTAAAAATGGGGAACGGCAAGTCGGTGAAGTGGCGAAGCGTCAATCGATCACGAATCCAAATACTGTCATGTCTGTAAAACGTCATATGGGTACGGATTATAAAGAGACAGTGGAAGGCAAGGATTACACGCCACAAGAAATTTCTGCAATGATCCTGCAATATATGAAAGGCTATGCGGAAGACTATCTTGGCGAAAAAGTGACGAAAGCCGTCATTACGGTACCTGCCTACTTCAACGATGCACAACGTCAAGCGACGAAAGATGCCGGGACGATCGCAGGCCTTGAAGTGGAACGTATCATCAACGAGCCGACTGCCGCAGCATTGGCATACGGCATGGACAAAATGGATGAAGATCAAATCATCCTTGTATATGACTTGGGAGGCGGGACATTCGACGTTTCCATTCTCGAACTGGGAGACGGCGTGTTCCAAGTACGCTCTACAGCCGGGGACAATAAACTCGGCGGCGATGATTTCGACGACGTTATTATCGACTATCTCGTCCAGGAATTCCGCAAAGAGAATGCAATTGATTTATCAAAAGATAAAATGGCGATGCAACGCTTGAAAGATGCAGCGGAAAAAGCGAAAAAAGACCTTTCCGGCGTCACTTCCACACAAATCTCTTTGCCATTCATCACCGCAGGCGAAGCAGGCCCGCTTCACCTTGAAATTAATTTGACACGTGCCAAATTCGATGAACTGACAGCGCATTTGGTTGAGCGCTCCATGGTACCAACGCGTCAAGCATTGAAAGATGCGGGACTTTCTGCATCCGAAATCGACCGCGTCATCTTGGTCGGTGGTTCCACACGGATCCCGGCAGTCCAAGAAGCGATCAAAAAGGAGACTGGAAAAGAACCGTTCAAAGGGGTCAACCCGGATGAGGTCGTCGCAATGGGGGCAGCAGTCCAAGGTTCCATTTTAAGCGGTGATGTGAAAGATGTCGTCCTTCTTGACGTCACACCACTATCACTTGGTATTGAGACGATGGGTGGCGTATTCACGAAGTTGATTGAACGAAATACGACAATTCCGACAAGCAAGTCGCAAGTGTTTTCAACAGCGGCGGACAACCAGCCAGCGGTCGATATCCACGTCCTCCAAGGGGAGCGTCCGATGTCGGCTGACAACAAGACACTTGGCCGTTTCCAATTGACGGATATTCCGCCGGCACCACGTGGAATCCCACAAATTGAAGTGACATTCGATATTGACAAGAACGGTATCGTAACGGTTAAAGCAAAAGACCTCGGAACGCAAAAAGAGCAGAACATCACGATCCAGTCGAGCTCCGGCCTTTCCGACGATGAAATCGAACGCATGGTGAAAGACGCGGAAGCGAATGCGGAAGAGGATAAAAAACGGAAAGAAGAAGCGGATTTGCGGAACGAAGCCGACCAACTCGTATTCATGGCAGACAAGACGTTGAAAGACCTGGAAGGCAAAGTATCCGAGGATGAGATCAAAAATGTCACGGAAGCGAAAGACGAGTTGAAATCCGCTATCGAAGCCGGCAACTTGGACGATATCCGGACGAAGAAACAGAAACTCGAAGAGCTTGTACAGCAGCTATCGATGAAGCTGTATGAACAAGCGGCAGCTGAAGGTGCTGCAAATGCGGACCAGCCGCAAGACGACGGCGTAGTCGATGCCGACTTTGAAGAAGTGGACGATAAAAAATAA
- the grpE gene encoding nucleotide exchange factor GrpE, producing MTEVEKNKDENKSQEAQLDGNESPEETKGETDAAELETEATTEAELSEESEVDRVAELTALLEEEENKRLRLLADFENFKRRASLDKEALQKYRAQELVTNLIPVLDNFERALTVEAKTEEAQSLLTGMEMVHRSLVQALETEGLAEIDAQDREFDPNFHQAIMTGNDEEKDSGIVLEVFQKGYQLKDRVLRPTMVKVNE from the coding sequence GTGACTGAAGTGGAAAAAAACAAGGACGAAAACAAGTCCCAAGAAGCGCAATTGGACGGGAATGAAAGCCCAGAAGAAACAAAAGGGGAAACCGATGCAGCTGAATTGGAAACAGAAGCGACAACTGAGGCGGAACTCTCGGAGGAATCCGAAGTGGATAGAGTGGCCGAGTTGACAGCCCTCTTGGAGGAAGAAGAAAACAAGCGCCTTCGATTGCTCGCTGATTTTGAAAATTTCAAGAGAAGGGCGTCGCTCGATAAAGAAGCGCTACAAAAATATAGAGCCCAAGAGCTCGTGACCAACCTAATCCCGGTCTTGGATAATTTCGAACGGGCATTGACTGTCGAAGCAAAGACCGAAGAAGCTCAGTCATTGCTGACGGGTATGGAAATGGTGCACCGCAGCCTTGTGCAGGCTCTTGAAACGGAAGGACTTGCGGAAATCGATGCGCAAGACCGGGAATTCGATCCGAATTTCCATCAAGCGATCATGACTGGGAACGATGAGGAAAAGGATTCAGGCATCGTGCTTGAAGTATTCCAAAAAGGGTATCAGTTAAAAGATCGGGTTCTACGGCCTACAATGGTAAAAGTGAACGAATAA
- the hrcA gene encoding heat-inducible transcriptional repressor HrcA has protein sequence MLTNRQLLILQLTVDDFIESAQPVGSRQLSKKPEAPFSPATIRNEMADLEEMGYLEKPHTSSGRVPSEQGYRYYVDHLLTPEKLTKEDSTRLRSIFKERVVETEELIRKSATILSDLTNYTSILLGPNTAQHAVKRFSIVPLDDRMAVAIIVTDNGHVENRLFTVPDGFTSSDIEKMVNILNERLVGTPLHHLQKMLVKETKMVLERHIRHAGDLYASFHNAIAIEPEERLYFGGKMNMMKQPEFNDIQKVKTFFELMEKGLPAMTFFQEDVLGIHVRIGSENKDNAMEDCSVITATYEAGENTTGSIAIIGPKRMDYGRVITLLDSMSKDLSKELTKLAIGSEAARRNES, from the coding sequence ATGTTGACAAACAGACAATTGCTTATATTGCAACTGACGGTTGACGATTTCATCGAATCCGCACAGCCTGTAGGATCCAGGCAGTTATCGAAAAAGCCGGAAGCGCCATTCAGTCCGGCAACGATACGAAATGAAATGGCTGATCTGGAGGAAATGGGGTATTTGGAAAAGCCCCATACTTCGTCCGGCCGGGTCCCATCCGAACAAGGGTATAGGTATTATGTTGATCACTTACTGACGCCTGAAAAACTGACAAAAGAAGACAGTACCCGACTGCGCTCCATTTTCAAGGAGAGAGTGGTCGAAACCGAGGAATTGATCCGGAAATCGGCAACCATTCTCTCGGATTTGACGAATTACACATCCATCTTGCTTGGACCGAATACAGCGCAGCACGCGGTGAAGCGTTTCTCGATCGTGCCGTTGGATGACCGGATGGCTGTGGCCATCATTGTGACGGACAACGGCCATGTGGAAAACCGATTATTCACCGTGCCCGATGGGTTCACTTCATCCGACATTGAAAAGATGGTCAACATCCTGAATGAACGGCTCGTCGGGACGCCGCTGCATCATCTGCAAAAAATGCTCGTGAAAGAGACGAAAATGGTTTTGGAACGGCATATCCGGCATGCAGGTGATTTGTATGCATCCTTCCATAATGCGATTGCCATCGAACCGGAGGAGCGCCTCTATTTCGGTGGAAAGATGAACATGATGAAACAGCCGGAGTTCAACGACATCCAGAAAGTGAAAACCTTTTTCGAACTGATGGAGAAAGGGCTCCCAGCCATGACTTTTTTCCAAGAGGATGTTCTGGGCATCCATGTCCGCATCGGTTCGGAAAACAAGGATAACGCAATGGAAGATTGCAGTGTCATCACCGCAACGTATGAAGCCGGCGAGAACACGACCGGCTCGATAGCCATCATCGGACCGAAGCGGATGGATTATGGACGGGTCATCACATTGCTCGACAGCATGAGCAAGGATCTGTCCAAAGAGTTGACAAAGTTGGCGATTGGTAGCGAAGCGGCAAGGAGGAACGAATCGTGA